Within Dysosmobacter sp. Marseille-Q4140, the genomic segment GACGGCGGCGGAGGCAGCCACGCAGACCTGACGCCTTTCGGGGCGGGTCGGGCCGCGGACGCGGCAGTCCGGCACACCGGACGGGACGGCGGAATGCCGGAGCAGGGAGGAACGACTATGAATCCAAGGGAGCATGAGCGGGTGGCCGTGAACGTGTCCACTGTCACCATCGTCATCAACGTGGCGCTGTCGCTGTTCAAATTCGCCGCCGGCATCCTGGCCCGGTCCGGGGCCATGGTGTCCGACGCCGTCCACTCCGCCTCCGACGTGCTGGCCACCCTCATCGTGATATTGGGGGTGAAGCTGGCGGGCCGGGCCGCCGACGCGGACCATCCCTACGGCCACGAGCGGCTGGAGTGCGTGGCCGCATTGGTGCTGGGCATCATCCTGGGCGCCACGGGCGTTGGCATCGGCTGGTCCGGCGTGCAGAAGATCCTGGGCGGGGAGGAGCTGGCGTCGCCCGGCGCCCTGGCCCTGGCGGCCGCGGTGGTGTCCATCGTGGTCAAGGAGGCCATGTTCTGGTACACCCGGGCCGCGGCCCGTCGCATCGACTCCAGCGCCCTCATGGCGGAGGCCTGGCACCACCGGTCCGACGCGCTGTCCTCCGTGGGCAGCTTCGCCGGCAT encodes:
- a CDS encoding cation transporter, with translation MNPREHERVAVNVSTVTIVINVALSLFKFAAGILARSGAMVSDAVHSASDVLATLIVILGVKLAGRAADADHPYGHERLECVAALVLGIILGATGVGIGWSGVQKILGGEELASPGALALAAAVVSIVVKEAMFWYTRAAARRIDSSALMAEAWHHRSDALSSVGSFAGILGARLGWPVLDPIASVVICLFILKAAWDILSDALERMTDHACAPELAEEMATSVLSQPGVLGVDTLNTRLFGDRIYVDVEIRADGELTLNETHATAQAVHDALEAGFPQIKHCMVHVNPARVEG